From Parafrankia irregularis, the proteins below share one genomic window:
- a CDS encoding LamG-like jellyroll fold domain-containing protein, with protein MRVTRVTRVTRRKSGRGGDLPAGRLVRPAGGAGQPAGRGGFAGRGTVAGHRGFVGRGGFARRLVGVATVAALAVVGTGASVLLTAPGAAADTAPPDPSTPATVSVDALPTVQVNGVVWAQATVGNTVFVTGSFTAARPAGAAAGVNETPRGNLLAYDITTGNLIAGFNHTLNAQGRAITASPDGRRIYVGGDFTAVDGQTRNRIAAFSTVDGSLVSGWTGGAAASVRALTASDSTLYAGGVFASAMGNTRSRLAAYSTSTGALLNWAPAAANGQVNAMVLTPDRSRVIVGGQFNSLNGVSATGLGAVDATTGATLPWAANRIVRNSGDKASIDSLRTDGTNIYGSGWVSGATSGNLEGSFAANPTTGDLIWLEDCHGDTYDNFAVGGVLYNVGHAHFCGNIGAFPQTDPMSYYRALAFTTRATGTVGRNTLIGYADFSGNPAPTQLNWYPKLAAGTFTGQGQAAWSITGNSSYLSLGGEFPSVNGTPQQGLVRFAIRAVAPNRVGPVYSAAALTPTVQAVGAGSARVSWTTTYDNDNEALTYRIVRDGNTASPVHTTTINGRFWKPQPATFVDTGLSAGTHTYRVYVSDPLGNVTPGPTSAPVTVTGAGPAPTSAYARTVLADGPANYWRLGETAGTTTSRDLAGGADLRLGSTVTRGTPGAIAGDADTASTFSGTSTGFGATPTAVTAPATFSAEAWFNTTSTRGGKLLGFGGSNTGTSFSYDRHVYLTNAGRVTFGVNPGGFRTITSAGAYNDGRWHHVVATLSGAGMSLYVDGAQVGQDPATTSAQAFSGYWRVGGDALGFWPDRPTSNFLAGAIDEVAIYPTALTPAQIQRHNQAGRTN; from the coding sequence ATGCGGGTGACGCGGGTGACGCGGGTGACGCGGCGAAAGTCAGGGCGAGGCGGGGATTTACCTGCCGGCAGGCTTGTCCGGCCGGCCGGCGGCGCGGGCCAGCCCGCCGGGCGTGGCGGGTTCGCCGGGCGCGGCACGGTCGCCGGGCATCGCGGGTTCGTCGGGCGTGGCGGGTTCGCCAGGCGCCTGGTCGGTGTGGCCACGGTCGCCGCCCTGGCCGTCGTCGGCACCGGCGCGTCGGTCCTGCTGACGGCACCGGGCGCCGCGGCGGACACCGCGCCACCCGATCCGTCGACACCGGCGACGGTCAGCGTGGACGCCCTGCCGACCGTCCAGGTGAACGGCGTCGTGTGGGCGCAGGCGACCGTCGGCAACACGGTCTTCGTGACGGGCAGCTTCACCGCGGCCCGGCCCGCCGGCGCCGCCGCCGGCGTGAACGAGACCCCGCGGGGCAACCTGCTCGCCTACGACATCACGACCGGCAACCTGATCGCGGGCTTCAACCACACGCTCAACGCCCAGGGCCGGGCGATCACCGCCTCACCCGACGGCCGCAGGATCTACGTCGGCGGTGACTTCACCGCCGTCGACGGGCAGACCCGCAACCGGATCGCCGCGTTCAGCACCGTCGACGGCTCCCTCGTCAGCGGCTGGACGGGCGGCGCCGCCGCGTCGGTACGCGCCCTGACCGCCTCCGACTCGACCCTCTACGCCGGCGGGGTCTTCGCTTCGGCGATGGGAAACACCCGCTCCCGCCTGGCCGCCTACTCGACGTCCACCGGGGCTTTGCTGAACTGGGCGCCGGCGGCCGCGAACGGCCAGGTCAACGCGATGGTCCTGACCCCTGACCGGTCCCGGGTCATCGTCGGCGGCCAGTTCAACTCCCTCAACGGCGTGTCCGCGACCGGGCTCGGCGCCGTCGACGCCACCACCGGCGCGACCCTGCCGTGGGCGGCGAACCGGATCGTGCGCAACTCCGGCGACAAGGCGAGCATCGACAGCCTGCGCACCGACGGCACGAACATCTACGGGTCGGGCTGGGTGTCCGGGGCGACGAGCGGCAACCTCGAGGGCAGCTTCGCCGCGAACCCCACCACCGGTGACCTGATCTGGCTCGAGGACTGCCACGGCGACACCTACGACAACTTCGCCGTCGGCGGCGTCCTGTACAACGTGGGGCACGCGCACTTCTGCGGCAACATCGGAGCCTTCCCGCAGACCGATCCGATGTCGTACTACCGGGCGCTGGCCTTTACCACCAGGGCAACCGGTACCGTCGGGCGCAACACGCTGATCGGCTACGCCGACTTCTCCGGCAACCCGGCCCCGACCCAGCTCAACTGGTACCCGAAGCTCGCCGCCGGCACGTTCACCGGCCAGGGCCAGGCCGCCTGGTCGATCACCGGGAACAGCAGCTACCTGTCGCTGGGCGGTGAGTTCCCGTCCGTGAACGGGACGCCTCAGCAGGGCCTGGTCCGCTTCGCGATCCGCGCGGTGGCGCCGAACCGGGTAGGCCCGGTCTACTCCGCCGCGGCTCTGACCCCGACCGTCCAGGCAGTGGGCGCGGGCTCGGCGCGGGTCAGCTGGACGACGACCTACGACAACGACAACGAGGCCCTCACCTACCGGATCGTCCGGGACGGCAACACCGCGAGCCCCGTCCACACCACGACGATCAACGGGCGGTTCTGGAAACCGCAGCCGGCCACGTTCGTCGACACCGGCCTGAGCGCCGGCACCCACACCTACCGCGTCTACGTGTCCGACCCGCTCGGCAACGTCACGCCGGGCCCGACCAGCGCACCGGTGACGGTGACGGGCGCGGGCCCCGCTCCGACCAGCGCCTACGCCCGGACGGTCCTGGCCGACGGGCCGGCCAACTACTGGCGTCTCGGCGAGACGGCCGGCACCACGACCTCCCGTGACCTGGCCGGCGGCGCGGACCTGCGCCTGGGGAGCACCGTGACCCGTGGCACCCCGGGCGCGATCGCCGGTGACGCGGACACCGCCTCGACCTTCAGCGGCACCTCCACCGGCTTCGGCGCCACGCCGACGGCGGTGACCGCGCCGGCCACGTTCAGCGCCGAGGCCTGGTTCAACACCACCTCGACCCGCGGCGGGAAGCTCCTCGGCTTCGGCGGCAGCAACACCGGGACGTCCTTCAGCTACGACCGGCACGTCTACCTGACCAACGCGGGCCGGGTCACGTTCGGCGTGAACCCCGGCGGCTTCCGGACGATCACCAGCGCCGGCGCCTACAACGACGGGCGGTGGCATCACGTGGTGGCCACCCTGTCCGGCGCCGGGATGTCGCTCTACGTCGACGGTGCCCAGGTCGGCCAGGATCCGGCGACGACGTCCGCCCAGGCGTTCAGCGGCTACTGGCGGGTCGGCGGGGACGCCCTGGGATTCTGGCCGGACCGGCCGACCAGCAACTTCCTCGCCGGCGCGATCGACGAGGTGGCGATCTACCCGACCGCGCTGACGCCGGCCCAGATCCAACGGCACAACCAGGCCGGCAGAACAAATTAG
- a CDS encoding glycosyltransferase: protein MARRTVLFAHPSAELYGADRMLLDSVRGVVAAGARAIVVLPERGPLWPLLEQAGAEVRAGDVPVLRKRYLRPHRAFGLVARMVTAVARLVRLIRLVRPDVLYVNTITIPVWLVAARLCRLPSLVHVHEAERTGRLVGVALTAPLLLARTIVVNSSAAAATLAAAVPALAGRTELVYNGVARAGGPAPPPPPSSPAPPSPAPPSPESQPRRLASSALPLPLPLPVPVPVPVLPVRPGTPARLVLVGRLSPRKGTDVALDALLRLRDAGRDVELDLVGSTFEGYEWYERQLRDVAADPRLADRVRFHGFQPDIEPFLRAADVVLVPSRAEPFGNVAVEALLAGRPLVASATQGLEEIVIADRTGLLVPPDDPAALAAAVSALLDDWPFAARLAAAGRADAVERFGLERYHDHINALIGTLAAARPEDPS, encoded by the coding sequence ATGGCCCGCCGGACGGTCCTGTTCGCGCACCCCTCCGCCGAGCTGTACGGCGCGGACCGGATGCTGCTCGACTCGGTGCGCGGGGTCGTCGCCGCCGGCGCACGCGCGATCGTGGTCCTGCCGGAGCGGGGGCCGCTGTGGCCGCTGCTGGAACAGGCCGGGGCCGAGGTCCGGGCCGGTGACGTCCCCGTCCTGCGCAAGCGATACCTGCGCCCGCACCGGGCCTTCGGTCTCGTGGCGCGGATGGTGACCGCGGTCGCGCGGCTGGTCCGGCTGATCCGGCTGGTCCGGCCGGACGTCCTCTACGTGAACACGATCACGATCCCGGTCTGGCTGGTGGCCGCGCGGCTGTGCCGGCTGCCGAGCCTGGTCCACGTGCACGAGGCGGAGCGCACCGGCCGGCTCGTCGGCGTCGCGCTCACCGCCCCGCTGCTGCTGGCCCGGACGATCGTGGTCAACAGCTCCGCCGCGGCGGCCACCCTCGCCGCGGCCGTGCCGGCGCTGGCCGGACGGACCGAGCTCGTCTACAACGGGGTCGCCCGCGCCGGCGGCCCAGCCCCGCCGCCCCCGCCGTCATCGCCCGCCCCGCCGTCGCCCGCCCCGCCGTCGCCCGAGTCGCAGCCACGCCGGCTGGCATCGTCCGCGCTGCCGCTGCCGCTGCCGCTGCCGGTGCCGGTGCCGGTGCCGGTGCTGCCGGTGCGGCCGGGCACTCCGGCGCGGCTGGTTCTCGTCGGCCGGCTCTCCCCGCGCAAGGGCACCGACGTCGCCCTCGACGCGCTGCTCAGGCTCCGGGACGCCGGCCGCGACGTAGAGCTCGACCTCGTCGGCAGCACATTCGAGGGCTACGAGTGGTACGAGCGGCAGCTGCGGGACGTCGCCGCCGACCCTCGGCTGGCCGACCGGGTGCGCTTCCACGGCTTCCAGCCCGACATCGAGCCCTTCCTCCGCGCGGCGGACGTCGTCCTGGTCCCGTCCCGGGCCGAACCGTTCGGGAACGTCGCGGTCGAGGCCCTGCTCGCCGGACGTCCGCTGGTCGCGAGCGCCACCCAGGGGCTCGAGGAGATCGTCATCGCGGACCGCACCGGCCTGCTGGTCCCCCCGGACGACCCCGCGGCCCTGGCGGCGGCGGTCAGCGCCCTGCTCGACGACTGGCCGTTCGCCGCCCGGCTGGCGGCGGCGGGGCGCGCCGACGCCGTCGAACGGTTCGGCCTGGAGCGCTACCACGACCACATCAACGCCCTGATCGGCACGCTGGCTGCGGCCCGCCCCGAAGACCCGAGCTGA